Proteins encoded in a region of the Mycobacterium branderi genome:
- a CDS encoding bifunctional methylenetetrahydrofolate dehydrogenase/methenyltetrahydrofolate cyclohydrolase: protein MGAITLDGKATRDEIFVDLKQRVAALTAQGRTPGLGTILVGDDPGSQAYVRGKHADCAKVGITSIRRDLPADISQAKLDETIDELNNNPECTGYIVQLPLPKHLDENAALERVDPGKDADGLHPTNLGRLVLNTPGPLPCTPRGIVHLLRRYDVEIAGAHVVVIGRGVTVGRPLGLLLTRRSENATVTLCHTATRDLAKLTRQADIVVAGVGVPHLLTADMVRPGAAVVDVGVSRTDDGLVGDVHPDVWEVAGHVSPNPGGVGPLTRAFLLTNVVELAEATR, encoded by the coding sequence GTGGGTGCGATCACGCTAGACGGCAAGGCGACACGCGACGAGATCTTCGTCGACCTCAAGCAAAGAGTGGCCGCCCTGACCGCGCAAGGCCGCACACCAGGGCTGGGCACCATTCTGGTCGGCGACGATCCCGGGTCACAAGCCTACGTTCGCGGCAAACACGCCGACTGCGCCAAGGTCGGCATCACCTCGATCCGCCGCGACCTGCCCGCCGACATCAGCCAGGCCAAGCTCGACGAGACCATCGACGAGCTCAACAACAACCCGGAGTGCACCGGCTACATCGTGCAGTTGCCGCTGCCCAAGCATCTTGACGAGAACGCCGCCCTGGAACGCGTCGATCCGGGTAAGGACGCCGACGGGCTGCATCCGACCAATCTGGGCCGGCTGGTACTGAACACGCCGGGCCCGCTGCCATGCACCCCTCGCGGCATCGTGCACCTGCTGCGCCGCTACGACGTCGAGATCGCCGGGGCGCACGTGGTGGTGATCGGCCGCGGTGTGACGGTGGGCCGGCCGTTGGGCCTGCTGCTCACCCGTCGCTCCGAGAATGCCACAGTGACGTTGTGCCACACCGCAACTCGTGATCTGGCCAAGTTGACTCGTCAAGCCGACATCGTCGTGGCCGGTGTGGGCGTGCCGCACCTGTTGACCGCCGACATGGTGCGCCCGGGCGCGGCCGTCGTCGACGTCGGCGTCAGCCGCACCGACGACGGCTTGGTCGGTGACGTGCACCCGGACGTGTGGGAGGTGGCCGGTCACGTGTCGCCGAATCCCGGCGGGGTTGGCCCGCTGACCCGGGCATTTCTGCTGACCAATGTCGTCGAACTGGCCGAGGCCACCCGGTGA
- a CDS encoding DUF732 domain-containing protein, whose amino-acid sequence MRRNWTSPAAAAGLLAAAAAIAAPAQADSIDESFLSALGGAGVNYQDPAGTAALGQSICPMLSQPGGSFASAASSVVGHNGMSPAMAQMFTSIAISMYCPSMMASIANGQMPNLPQVPGMPNI is encoded by the coding sequence ATGCGTCGCAATTGGACATCACCAGCAGCTGCCGCCGGCCTGCTTGCGGCGGCTGCGGCCATCGCGGCGCCGGCGCAAGCGGATTCGATCGACGAGTCATTTCTTTCGGCGCTGGGCGGCGCCGGGGTCAACTATCAGGACCCGGCGGGCACGGCCGCACTCGGCCAGTCGATTTGTCCGATGCTGTCGCAGCCGGGCGGATCATTCGCTTCCGCCGCGTCGAGCGTGGTCGGCCACAACGGCATGTCGCCGGCCATGGCGCAGATGTTCACCAGCATCGCCATTTCCATGTATTGCCCGTCGATGATGGCGTCGATCGCCAACGGCCAGATGCCGAATCTGCCGCAGGTGCCGGGGATGCCCAATATCTAA
- a CDS encoding DUF3017 domain-containing protein, protein MSLRARLQAQWPILSVGLIFVAAFTLAGLNFWRRGALLIGIGVGAAAVLRLVLSDDRAGLLVVRSKGIDFATTAVVATAMVYIASTIDPLGTR, encoded by the coding sequence GTGAGTCTGCGCGCACGGTTGCAGGCGCAGTGGCCGATCCTCTCGGTCGGGCTGATCTTCGTGGCGGCATTCACGTTGGCGGGCTTGAACTTCTGGCGCCGCGGCGCGCTGCTGATCGGTATCGGGGTGGGGGCGGCCGCCGTGCTGCGGTTGGTGCTATCCGACGACCGCGCGGGTCTTCTGGTGGTGCGCAGCAAGGGAATTGACTTCGCGACGACGGCGGTGGTGGCGACGGCGATGGTCTACATCGCGTCGACGATCGACCCGCTGGGCACGCGTTAG
- a CDS encoding NADH:flavin oxidoreductase, with protein sequence MSAAPDVFAPAKLGPLTLRNRIIKAATFEARTPDALVTDDLIEYHRLPAAGGVGMTTVAYCAVSPGGRTSGDQIWMRPEAVAGLRRLTDAVHAEGAAVSAQIGHAGPVADARSNKATALAPVRFFNPIGMRFARKATRDDIDHVIAAHATAAKLAIDAGFDAVEIHLGHNYLASSFLSPLINRRDDEFGGSLENRAKVARGLVQAVRRAVEGQIAVTAKLNMADGVRGGITVEEALTTARWLQDDGGLDAIELTAGSSLVNPMYLFRGDAPVKEFAGAFKPPLRWGIRMTGHKFLREYPYRDAYLLRDARLFRAELTMPLILLGGITNRESMELAMAEGFDFVAMARALLAEPDLVNRIRDERDVRSACIHCNRCMPTIYSRTRCVVTGAPDSAA encoded by the coding sequence ATGTCTGCCGCCCCGGACGTGTTCGCCCCGGCCAAGCTCGGTCCGCTGACGCTGCGCAACCGCATCATCAAGGCCGCGACGTTCGAGGCCCGCACACCCGACGCGCTGGTGACCGACGACCTGATCGAATACCACCGGCTGCCGGCGGCCGGCGGTGTCGGAATGACGACGGTGGCCTACTGCGCGGTCTCCCCCGGCGGTCGCACGTCGGGCGACCAGATTTGGATGCGGCCGGAAGCCGTTGCCGGGCTGCGCCGGCTCACCGACGCCGTGCACGCCGAAGGCGCGGCGGTCAGCGCGCAGATCGGCCACGCCGGGCCGGTGGCCGACGCCCGCTCCAACAAGGCCACCGCGCTGGCGCCGGTGCGGTTCTTCAATCCGATCGGGATGCGGTTCGCCCGCAAGGCCACCCGCGACGACATCGACCACGTCATCGCCGCCCACGCCACCGCGGCGAAGCTGGCGATCGACGCCGGATTCGACGCAGTCGAAATCCATTTGGGCCACAACTATTTGGCGAGTTCATTTCTCAGCCCGCTGATCAACCGCCGCGACGACGAATTCGGCGGATCGCTGGAGAACCGCGCCAAGGTCGCCCGCGGGCTGGTCCAGGCCGTGCGCCGCGCCGTCGAGGGCCAGATCGCCGTCACCGCCAAACTCAACATGGCCGACGGCGTGCGCGGGGGTATCACTGTCGAGGAGGCGCTGACCACCGCCAGATGGCTGCAGGACGACGGCGGGCTGGACGCCATCGAGTTGACCGCGGGCAGTTCGCTGGTCAACCCGATGTATCTGTTTCGCGGCGATGCGCCGGTCAAGGAGTTCGCCGGTGCGTTCAAGCCGCCGCTGCGCTGGGGTATCCGGATGACCGGCCACAAGTTCCTGCGTGAATACCCCTACCGCGACGCCTATCTGCTGCGCGATGCCCGGTTGTTTCGCGCCGAGCTGACCATGCCGCTGATCCTGCTCGGCGGCATCACCAACCGCGAGTCGATGGAGCTGGCGATGGCCGAGGGCTTCGACTTCGTCGCGATGGCCCGTGCGTTGCTGGCCGAGCCGGATCTGGTCAACCGGATTCGCGACGAGCGCGACGTGCGCTCGGCGTGCATCCACTGCAACCGCTGCATGCCGACGATCTACAGCCGCACCCGCTGCGTCGTCACCGGCGCACCGGACAGCGCTGCGTGA
- the metX gene encoding homoserine O-acetyltransferase MetX gives MTISDVPTQTLPAEGEVGVVDIGSLKLENGEVIDDVCIAVQRWGELSPARDNVVVVLHALTGDSHITGPAGPGHPTPGWWDGIAGPGAPIDTNRWCAVATNVLGGCRGSTGPSSLARDGKPWGSRFPLISVRDQVEADVAALAALGITEVAAVVGGSMGGARALEWIVSHPDRVRSGLLLAVGARATADQIGTQSTQIAAIKADPNWQGGDYYDTGRTPDAGLQIARRFAHLTYRGEVELDTRFANDLQDDGRYAVQSYLEHQGAKLVSRFDAGSYVVLTEALSRHDVGRDRGGVAAALRGCPVPVVVGGITSDRLYPLRLQEELASLLPGCTGLQVVDSIYGHDGFLVESEAVGDLVRQTLALTDGVRPR, from the coding sequence GTGACGATCTCCGACGTGCCAACCCAGACGCTGCCCGCCGAAGGCGAGGTGGGGGTTGTCGACATCGGCTCGCTGAAACTGGAAAACGGCGAGGTGATCGACGACGTCTGTATCGCCGTGCAGCGCTGGGGCGAGTTGTCGCCGGCGCGCGACAACGTCGTGGTGGTGCTGCATGCGCTCACCGGCGATTCGCACATCACGGGGCCCGCCGGTCCCGGGCATCCGACACCCGGCTGGTGGGACGGTATCGCCGGGCCGGGCGCCCCGATCGACACCAACCGCTGGTGTGCGGTGGCCACCAATGTGCTGGGCGGCTGTCGCGGCTCGACAGGACCCAGCTCGCTGGCCCGCGACGGAAAGCCCTGGGGCTCAAGGTTTCCGCTGATCTCGGTGCGCGACCAGGTGGAGGCCGACGTGGCCGCACTGGCCGCGCTCGGGATCACCGAGGTGGCCGCCGTGGTCGGGGGTTCGATGGGCGGCGCCCGGGCGCTGGAGTGGATCGTCAGCCATCCCGACCGCGTCCGTTCCGGGCTGCTGCTGGCGGTCGGCGCGCGCGCCACCGCCGACCAGATCGGCACGCAAAGCACCCAGATCGCGGCGATCAAGGCCGACCCCAACTGGCAGGGCGGCGACTACTACGACACCGGGCGCACACCCGACGCCGGACTGCAGATCGCCCGGCGCTTCGCGCATCTGACGTATCGCGGCGAAGTCGAACTGGACACCAGGTTCGCCAACGACCTTCAGGACGACGGCCGGTATGCCGTACAGAGCTACCTAGAGCACCAGGGCGCCAAGCTGGTGTCGCGGTTCGACGCCGGCAGCTACGTGGTGCTCACCGAGGCTTTGAGCCGCCACGACGTCGGCCGCGACCGCGGCGGGGTGGCCGCGGCGCTGCGCGGCTGCCCGGTTCCGGTGGTGGTCGGCGGCATCACCTCCGACCGGCTTTACCCGCTACGCCTGCAGGAGGAACTCGCCTCGCTCTTGCCTGGCTGCACGGGCCTGCAGGTCGTCGACTCCATCTACGGGCACGACGGCTTTCTGGTGGAGTCCGAGGCCGTCGGCGACTTGGTGCGCCAGACGCTTGCGCTGACCGACGGGGTGCGGCCACGGTGA
- a CDS encoding class I SAM-dependent methyltransferase, whose product MTRSRQERSLSFGAEAAAYERGRPSYPPEAIDWLLPTDARDVLDLGAGTGKLTTRLVERGLDVVAVDPIPEMLDVLRSSLPDTPALLGTAEEIPLADNSVDAVLVAQAWHWFEPSRAIPEVARVLRPGGRLGLVWNTRDERLGWVRELGRIIGSDGDPARGRATLTAPFTGVERHQVEWTNYLTPQALIDLVASRSYCITSPTEVRTKTLDQVRELLATHPALANNNGLALPYVTVCVRATLS is encoded by the coding sequence GTGACTCGCTCCCGGCAAGAGCGCTCGCTGTCGTTCGGCGCGGAGGCGGCGGCCTACGAGCGGGGCCGCCCGTCGTACCCGCCGGAGGCGATCGACTGGCTGCTGCCGACGGACGCCCGCGACGTGCTCGACCTAGGCGCGGGAACAGGCAAGCTGACCACCCGGCTGGTGGAGCGCGGGCTGGATGTGGTGGCCGTCGACCCGATCCCCGAGATGCTCGACGTGCTGCGCAGCTCGCTGCCCGACACCCCGGCGCTGCTGGGGACCGCAGAAGAAATTCCGTTGGCCGACAACAGTGTTGACGCGGTGCTCGTTGCCCAGGCGTGGCATTGGTTCGAACCGTCGCGGGCAATCCCCGAAGTGGCCCGGGTATTGCGCCCGGGCGGGCGACTGGGCCTGGTGTGGAACACCCGCGACGAGCGGCTCGGCTGGGTGCGCGAGCTGGGCCGCATCATCGGCAGCGACGGCGATCCCGCCCGCGGCCGGGCTACACTCACGGCGCCGTTCACCGGCGTGGAGCGTCATCAGGTCGAATGGACGAATTACCTGACGCCGCAAGCGCTTATCGACCTGGTGGCGTCGCGCAGCTACTGCATCACCTCACCGACCGAGGTGCGCACCAAGACTCTGGACCAGGTTCGGGAATTGCTGGCCACCCATCCGGCGCTGGCCAACAACAACGGCCTGGCCCTGCCGTACGTCACGGTATGCGTGCGGGCAACGCTGTCGTAG
- a CDS encoding NADP-dependent isocitrate dehydrogenase, producing MSAEQPTIIYTLTDEAPLLATYSFLPIVRAFTEPAGIKVRTSDISVATRILAEFPDHLTEEQRVPDNLAELGQLTQSPDTNIIKLPNISASVPQLVAAIRELQEKGFKVPDYPENPKTDAEREVRKRYANVLGSAVNPVLRQGNSDRRAPKAVKEYARKHPHSMGEWSMASRTHVATMKHGDFYHGEKSMTLDRARGVKMVLETKGGETIVLKPQVSLLDGDIIDSMFMSKKALCEFYEEQMEDARKTGVMFSLHVKATMMKVSHPIVFGHAVKVFYKDAFAKHQKLFDELGVNVNNGLVDLYSKIESLPASQHEEIIRDLHACHEHRPELAMVDSAKGISNFHSPSDVIVDASMPAMIRAGGKMYGADGRQKDTKAVNPESTFARIYQEIINFCKTNGAFDPATMGTVPNVGLMAQQAEEYGSHDKTFEIPEDGVANIVDLTTGEVLLSQNVEAGDIWRMPIVRDAPIRDWVKLAVTRARNSGMPVVFWLDDERPHENELRKKVQTYLKDHDIEGLDIRIMPQVWAMRYTLERLIRGKDTIAATGNILRDYLTDLFPILELGTSAKMLSIVPLMAGGGMYETGAGGSAPKHVHQLVEENHLRWDSLGEFLALGACFEDIGIKTGNERAKVLGTTLDAAIGKLLDNNKSPSRKTGELDNRGSQFYLAMYWAQELAAQTDDQQLAEHFAALADALTANEDDIVAELNEAQGKPVDIGGYYAPDAAMTTAVMRPSKTFNAALAAAG from the coding sequence ATGAGCGCCGAGCAGCCGACCATCATCTACACGCTGACCGACGAGGCGCCGCTGCTCGCGACGTACTCCTTCCTGCCGATCGTGCGCGCCTTCACCGAGCCGGCCGGCATCAAGGTGCGGACCAGCGACATCTCGGTCGCGACGCGCATCCTGGCCGAGTTTCCCGATCACCTGACCGAAGAGCAGCGCGTGCCGGACAACCTGGCCGAGTTGGGTCAGCTGACGCAGTCGCCGGACACCAACATCATCAAGCTGCCCAACATCAGCGCCTCGGTGCCGCAGCTCGTGGCCGCAATCCGGGAGCTGCAGGAGAAAGGGTTCAAGGTTCCGGACTACCCGGAGAACCCGAAGACCGATGCGGAACGAGAGGTCCGCAAGCGCTACGCCAACGTCTTGGGCAGCGCGGTCAACCCTGTTCTGCGGCAAGGTAACTCGGACCGTCGTGCACCGAAGGCGGTCAAGGAGTACGCGCGCAAGCACCCCCACAGCATGGGTGAGTGGTCGATGGCGTCGCGCACCCATGTGGCGACCATGAAGCACGGCGACTTCTACCACGGTGAGAAGTCGATGACGCTGGACCGGGCGCGCGGCGTGAAGATGGTGCTGGAGACCAAGGGCGGCGAGACGATTGTGCTCAAGCCCCAGGTGTCGCTGCTCGACGGCGACATCATCGACTCGATGTTCATGAGCAAAAAGGCGCTCTGCGAGTTCTACGAGGAGCAGATGGAGGACGCGCGCAAAACCGGCGTGATGTTCTCACTGCACGTCAAGGCGACCATGATGAAGGTCAGCCACCCCATCGTGTTCGGCCACGCCGTCAAGGTCTTCTACAAGGACGCCTTCGCCAAGCACCAGAAGCTGTTCGACGAACTGGGTGTCAACGTCAACAACGGGCTCGTCGACCTCTACAGCAAGATCGAGTCGCTGCCCGCGTCGCAACACGAGGAGATCATCCGAGACCTGCACGCCTGCCACGAACACCGGCCCGAGCTGGCCATGGTCGATTCGGCCAAGGGGATCTCGAACTTCCATTCGCCGTCCGACGTGATCGTCGACGCGTCGATGCCCGCGATGATCCGCGCCGGCGGCAAGATGTACGGCGCCGACGGGCGGCAAAAGGACACCAAGGCGGTCAACCCGGAATCCACGTTCGCCCGGATCTATCAGGAGATCATCAACTTCTGCAAGACCAACGGCGCGTTCGACCCGGCCACCATGGGCACCGTCCCCAACGTCGGCCTGATGGCCCAGCAAGCCGAGGAATACGGCAGCCACGACAAGACATTCGAGATCCCCGAGGACGGCGTCGCCAACATCGTCGACCTCACCACCGGCGAAGTGCTGCTGAGCCAGAACGTGGAAGCCGGCGACATCTGGCGCATGCCGATCGTGCGGGACGCGCCGATCCGCGACTGGGTCAAGCTGGCCGTTACCCGGGCACGCAATTCCGGTATGCCGGTGGTGTTTTGGCTCGACGACGAGCGCCCGCACGAGAACGAGCTGCGCAAAAAAGTCCAGACCTATCTCAAGGACCACGACATCGAGGGCCTGGACATCCGCATCATGCCGCAGGTGTGGGCCATGCGGTACACCCTGGAGCGGCTGATCCGAGGCAAGGACACCATCGCCGCCACCGGCAACATCCTGCGGGACTACCTCACCGACCTGTTCCCGATTCTGGAGTTGGGCACTAGCGCCAAGATGCTGTCCATCGTGCCGCTGATGGCCGGCGGCGGCATGTACGAAACAGGGGCCGGCGGTTCTGCGCCCAAGCACGTTCACCAACTGGTGGAGGAGAACCACCTGCGCTGGGATTCGCTGGGCGAATTCCTCGCGCTGGGCGCCTGTTTCGAAGACATCGGGATCAAGACCGGCAATGAGCGGGCCAAGGTCCTGGGCACCACACTGGATGCGGCGATCGGCAAGCTGCTGGACAACAACAAGAGCCCGTCGCGCAAGACCGGCGAGCTCGACAACCGCGGCAGCCAGTTCTACCTCGCCATGTATTGGGCGCAGGAACTCGCCGCGCAGACCGATGACCAGCAGCTGGCCGAGCACTTCGCCGCGCTGGCCGATGCGCTGACCGCAAACGAAGACGACATCGTGGCCGAACTCAACGAGGCGCAGGGCAAGCCGGTGGACATCGGCGGCTACTACGCGCCGGACGCCGCGATGACCACCGCGGTCATGCGGCCGAGCAAAACGTTCAACGCCGCACTCGCCGCCGCGGGCTAG
- a CDS encoding FAD-binding oxidoreductase, producing MAREFSRKTFLRGAAGALAAGAVFGPVRARAEPNPAGWSGLSSAIGGQVLTPGDGGQFAAAKQVFNTNYNDSTPAAVVVPSSAADVQKAMAFATAHNLKVAPRGGGHSYVGASTANGAMVLDLRQLPGGINYDAGTGLVTVTPATSLHAIHQALAAAGRGIPTGTCPSVGASGHALGGGLGAQSRHAGLMCDALRSATVVLPNGQAVTASPTDNPDLFWALRGGGGGNFGVTTSLTFATFPAGDVDAVNLNFPPQSFAQVLVGWQNWLRTADASSWALADATVDAMGTHCRILATCPAGSGSSVAGAITKAVGMQPTGIENHTFNYLDLVNYLAVGNLNPSPLGYVGGSDVFTTITPAAAQGIASAVDAFPRGAGRMLAIMHALDGALASAAPTATAFPWRRQSALVQWYVETSGDPSAATGWLGTAHQAVRPYSVGGYVNYLEANQPASRYFGPNLGRLAAVRQKYDPGRIMFSGLNF from the coding sequence GTGGCTCGTGAGTTCTCACGCAAGACATTTCTACGCGGTGCAGCCGGAGCATTGGCCGCCGGTGCGGTATTCGGCCCGGTGCGGGCCCGGGCGGAGCCGAATCCCGCTGGCTGGAGCGGTCTTTCGTCCGCTATCGGCGGGCAGGTGCTCACACCGGGCGACGGCGGCCAATTCGCCGCGGCCAAGCAGGTTTTCAACACCAACTACAACGACTCGACCCCCGCGGCCGTCGTTGTTCCTTCCTCGGCGGCCGATGTCCAGAAGGCAATGGCGTTCGCCACCGCCCACAACCTGAAGGTCGCCCCGCGCGGGGGTGGGCACTCCTATGTGGGGGCGTCCACGGCCAACGGCGCGATGGTCCTCGATCTGCGTCAGCTGCCCGGCGGAATCAACTACGACGCCGGAACCGGGTTGGTCACGGTGACGCCGGCGACCAGTTTGCACGCGATACACCAGGCGCTGGCCGCGGCCGGCCGCGGAATCCCGACCGGCACGTGCCCGTCCGTCGGCGCCTCGGGGCACGCCCTGGGCGGCGGGCTCGGTGCGCAGTCCCGGCACGCGGGCCTGATGTGCGACGCGCTGAGATCGGCGACGGTTGTGCTGCCCAACGGCCAGGCGGTCACCGCATCGCCCACCGATAATCCTGACCTGTTTTGGGCGTTGCGTGGTGGCGGCGGCGGAAACTTCGGCGTGACAACGTCGTTGACCTTCGCCACGTTCCCCGCCGGCGACGTCGACGCGGTGAACCTCAACTTCCCGCCGCAGTCGTTCGCGCAGGTTCTGGTCGGTTGGCAGAACTGGCTGCGGACCGCCGACGCAAGCAGCTGGGCGCTGGCCGACGCCACCGTCGACGCGATGGGCACACACTGTCGTATCCTCGCCACCTGCCCGGCAGGGTCGGGCAGCAGCGTGGCGGGCGCAATCACCAAAGCCGTTGGGATGCAACCAACCGGGATCGAGAACCACACCTTCAACTACTTGGACCTGGTCAACTACCTGGCCGTCGGCAACCTCAACCCGTCGCCGCTGGGATATGTCGGCGGGTCCGATGTTTTCACGACGATCACGCCGGCCGCCGCGCAGGGGATCGCGTCGGCGGTCGACGCGTTTCCGCGTGGCGCCGGCCGCATGTTGGCGATCATGCATGCCCTCGACGGCGCGCTCGCCAGTGCGGCGCCGACGGCCACCGCGTTCCCGTGGCGGCGGCAGTCCGCGCTGGTCCAGTGGTACGTCGAGACATCCGGTGACCCTTCGGCGGCTACCGGCTGGCTGGGCACCGCACACCAAGCGGTGCGGCCGTATTCGGTCGGCGGCTATGTGAACTACCTCGAGGCGAACCAGCCCGCGTCGCGATACTTCGGCCCGAACCTGGGCCGGCTCGCTGCGGTGCGGCAAAAGTACGACCCCGGCCGAATCATGTTCTCGGGCTTGAACTTCTAA
- a CDS encoding bifunctional o-acetylhomoserine/o-acetylserine sulfhydrylase has protein sequence MSAEHTTDDDPASHWSFETKQIHAGQRPDPATHARALPIYQTTSYTFDDTAHAAALFGLEVPGNIYTRIMNPTTDVVEQRIAALEGGVAALFLASGQAAATFAILNLAGAGDHVVSSPRLYGGTYNLFHHSLAKLGVDVTFIDDPDDLESWRSAVRPNTKAFFAETISNPQIDILDTPAVSAVAHEHGLPLIVDNTIATPYLIQPIAQGADIVVHSATKYLGGHGSAIAGVIVDGGTFDWTSGRFPGFTTPDPSYHGVVYAELGAPAFALKARVQLLRDYGSAASPFNAFLVAQGLETLSLRIERHVANAQRVAEFLAGHDDVVSVNYAGLPSSPWHERAKKLAPKGVGAVLAFELAGGAAAGKAFVNALKLHSHVANIGDVRSLVIHPASTTHSQLSPEEQLSTGVSPGLVRLAVGIEGIDDILADLELGFAAARAHRDSADPQAVAAF, from the coding sequence ATGAGCGCTGAGCACACCACCGACGACGACCCGGCCTCGCACTGGTCATTCGAGACCAAGCAGATCCACGCCGGCCAGCGGCCCGACCCGGCCACCCACGCCCGGGCACTGCCGATCTACCAGACCACCTCCTACACCTTCGACGACACCGCGCACGCCGCGGCGCTGTTCGGGCTGGAGGTGCCCGGCAACATCTACACCCGGATCATGAACCCGACCACCGACGTCGTCGAGCAGCGCATTGCCGCGCTCGAGGGCGGGGTGGCCGCGCTGTTTCTGGCCTCCGGCCAGGCCGCAGCGACGTTCGCGATCCTGAACCTGGCCGGCGCCGGCGACCACGTCGTGTCCAGCCCGCGGCTCTACGGCGGCACCTACAACCTGTTCCACCATTCACTGGCCAAGCTCGGCGTCGACGTCACGTTCATCGACGACCCCGATGACCTGGAGTCCTGGCGTTCGGCGGTGCGGCCGAACACCAAGGCGTTTTTCGCCGAGACCATCTCCAACCCGCAGATCGACATCCTCGACACCCCTGCGGTGTCGGCGGTGGCCCACGAGCACGGCCTGCCGCTGATCGTCGACAACACCATCGCCACCCCGTACCTGATCCAGCCGATCGCGCAGGGCGCCGACATCGTGGTGCATTCGGCCACCAAGTACCTCGGCGGGCACGGCTCGGCGATCGCCGGGGTGATCGTCGACGGCGGCACCTTCGACTGGACCAGCGGCCGCTTCCCCGGCTTCACCACCCCCGACCCCAGCTACCACGGCGTGGTGTACGCCGAACTGGGTGCGCCGGCGTTCGCGCTCAAGGCCCGGGTGCAGCTGCTGCGCGACTACGGGTCGGCCGCCTCGCCGTTCAACGCGTTCCTGGTGGCCCAGGGCCTGGAGACGTTGAGCTTGCGCATCGAGCGGCATGTCGCCAACGCCCAGCGGGTGGCCGAGTTCCTCGCCGGCCACGACGACGTGGTGTCGGTCAACTACGCCGGGCTGCCCAGCTCGCCGTGGCATGAGCGGGCAAAGAAGTTGGCGCCCAAGGGTGTTGGCGCGGTGCTGGCCTTCGAATTGGCCGGCGGGGCGGCGGCGGGCAAGGCGTTCGTCAACGCGCTGAAACTGCACAGCCACGTCGCCAACATCGGCGACGTGCGGTCGCTGGTGATCCATCCGGCCTCGACGACGCACTCCCAGCTCAGTCCGGAGGAGCAGCTGTCCACCGGCGTCAGCCCGGGGTTGGTGCGGCTGGCCGTCGGCATCGAAGGCATCGACGACATCCTGGCCGACCTCGAGCTGGGTTTCGCCGCGGCCCGCGCGCACCGGGACTCCGCCGATCCGCAAGCCGTGGCGGCGTTCTGA